The following are from one region of the Aquirufa lenticrescens genome:
- a CDS encoding heme exporter protein CcmB: MALTEIFVLIRKEMQLEWRNKYAIHGLVLYLAATIFICYLSFKAKQQSIHPIMWNTLFWIILLFSAVNAVGKSFTQESANRNIFYYTFAKPESVIFSKIIYNTLVMLGVSLIGIFFYSWVMGNPVGNMPLYLVSLILGAIGFASTLSLVAGIAAQGENSATLMAVMSFPLIIPLLLLLLKLSKSALDGISLSENWDEIAILGALDIIVIVFSGILFPYIWKH; the protein is encoded by the coding sequence ATGGCATTAACAGAAATTTTCGTGTTGATTCGCAAAGAAATGCAATTAGAGTGGCGCAACAAGTATGCGATCCATGGTCTAGTGCTGTACTTAGCCGCGACCATTTTCATCTGTTACTTATCCTTTAAAGCAAAGCAACAATCGATACATCCGATTATGTGGAATACGCTGTTTTGGATCATCCTGTTGTTCTCTGCCGTGAATGCGGTGGGCAAGAGTTTTACGCAGGAATCAGCGAACCGAAATATCTTCTATTATACGTTTGCAAAGCCTGAATCGGTCATTTTTAGCAAAATCATCTACAACACTTTAGTGATGCTAGGCGTATCCTTGATCGGGATTTTCTTTTACTCCTGGGTCATGGGTAATCCGGTGGGAAATATGCCACTGTACCTTGTTTCCCTGATTTTGGGCGCGATTGGGTTTGCATCTACTCTTTCTTTAGTGGCTGGAATCGCGGCACAGGGAGAAAATTCAGCCACTTTAATGGCGGTGATGAGCTTCCCGCTCATTATTCCGTTGCTTTTGTTATTATTAAAATTGTCCAAAAGTGCCCTTGACGGCATTTCACTCTCAGAAAACTGGGATGAAATCGCCATTTTGGGGGCTTTAGATATCATCGTTATTGTATTTTCTGGGATCCTTTTCCCGTATATATGGAAACATTAA
- a CDS encoding CcmD family protein translates to MKAFLLLLVSITLSFTASAQASDIEMADQFRADGKIYVVIAVVSVVLIGLFAYLFRLERKVTELEKRSK, encoded by the coding sequence ATGAAAGCATTCCTTTTACTCTTAGTAAGTATTACGTTAAGTTTTACGGCTAGCGCTCAAGCGAGCGATATCGAGATGGCAGATCAATTTCGTGCTGATGGAAAAATCTATGTAGTCATCGCGGTGGTTAGCGTTGTATTGATTGGGTTATTTGCCTATTTATTCCGTTTGGAGAGAAAAGTCACTGAATTAGAAAAACGCAGCAAATGA
- a CDS encoding cytochrome c maturation protein CcmE domain-containing protein produces MKKTHIIGLILIAVAIGIILITTGDASTYVGFDEAERISQQDPNQKVHVVGTLRKDAAGQIVGLNYNPALDANRLEFLVQDSLGRENQVIYAAPKPQDFEKSEKIVLVGSMHSDKVFYCDKILLKCPSKYQEGKISADSSASVAAKN; encoded by the coding sequence ATGAAAAAGACACACATCATTGGATTAATCCTAATTGCGGTTGCTATCGGTATCATTTTGATCACTACGGGCGATGCAAGTACCTATGTGGGTTTTGATGAGGCGGAACGTATTTCGCAGCAGGATCCGAATCAGAAAGTACACGTGGTGGGAACATTAAGAAAAGATGCAGCGGGCCAAATCGTGGGCTTAAACTACAACCCTGCCTTAGATGCGAATCGTTTAGAGTTTTTAGTGCAAGATAGTTTAGGTCGCGAAAACCAAGTGATTTATGCAGCGCCTAAACCTCAAGATTTTGAAAAATCAGAGAAGATCGTTTTAGTAGGAAGTATGCATTCAGACAAGGTCTTCTATTGCGATAAAATTTTATTAAAATGCCCTTCTAAGTACCAAGAGGGTAAAATTTCAGCAGACTCAAGCGCCTCAGTAGCCGCAAAAAATTAA
- a CDS encoding FeoA family protein, producing the protein MANLADLKIGEKGEIVGFTDELLSLKLLEMGCLPGTEVILTHLAPFGDPIAIRVSGSYTLSMRREEAETMLIKRT; encoded by the coding sequence ATGGCAAATTTGGCCGACTTGAAGATTGGTGAAAAGGGGGAGATTGTTGGCTTCACGGACGAGTTGCTTTCTTTAAAGCTATTGGAAATGGGATGTTTGCCAGGAACTGAAGTCATATTGACTCATTTGGCACCTTTCGGCGACCCTATCGCCATTCGCGTTTCTGGTTCATATACTCTGTCTATGCGGAGAGAAGAAGCGGAAACGATGCTGATTAAACGAACATAA
- a CDS encoding hemolysin family protein produces MEPSNISLDNAQIIGIIASMVFSAFFSGVEMAFVSSNKLYFELKAKQDILSAKIIANFNQHPSRFIGTMLIGNTLSLVAYGIFMEEFLHHIVLHFLSINEILARLIATIVATVLILMTSEFTPKSVFLINPDAILEFLAIPIWVIYTLMFPLVWVTVGLSKWFITKVLRLSYSEEKPAFGLTDLNHYLQNLNRKISTEQEAEVDHKIFHNALEFKQVKVRDCMIPRTEITAIDIEDGIEKLKEVFLESGHSKVLVYKETLEEVVGYCHSLALFKKPKDLQSILTSIPIVPEAMPANDLMIKFSKERKSLALVVDEFGSTSGLVSMEDVMEQIFGEIQDEYDDSEDWIEKQIDETTFVLSGRHEIDYLNEKYEWNLPEGDYETLGGMLISLYEDIPQENELITLAPFQFQILTTTDARIDTVKVMITGKIAPAPSSELLH; encoded by the coding sequence ATGGAACCAAGTAATATCAGTTTGGATAATGCCCAAATCATTGGCATCATCGCCTCGATGGTTTTCTCTGCCTTCTTTTCTGGTGTCGAAATGGCCTTTGTCTCCTCGAACAAATTGTACTTTGAGCTCAAGGCAAAGCAAGATATTTTGAGCGCTAAAATTATTGCAAATTTCAACCAGCATCCTTCCCGCTTCATCGGCACGATGCTCATCGGAAATACCTTATCCCTAGTGGCCTACGGTATTTTTATGGAAGAATTTCTGCACCACATCGTGTTACATTTCTTGTCTATCAATGAGATTTTGGCCCGATTAATTGCCACAATCGTAGCGACCGTTCTTATCTTGATGACCTCGGAGTTTACCCCTAAAAGCGTCTTCTTGATTAACCCAGATGCCATTTTAGAGTTTTTAGCCATTCCCATTTGGGTGATTTACACCTTGATGTTTCCCTTAGTTTGGGTGACGGTAGGGCTTTCTAAATGGTTTATTACCAAAGTCCTTCGATTGAGTTATTCGGAAGAAAAACCGGCCTTTGGGCTAACGGATTTAAACCATTACCTCCAAAACCTAAACCGCAAAATTTCCACCGAACAAGAAGCAGAAGTGGACCACAAAATCTTCCACAATGCACTGGAGTTTAAGCAGGTGAAAGTACGTGATTGTATGATCCCTAGAACGGAGATTACAGCGATTGATATCGAAGATGGAATTGAGAAACTAAAAGAAGTATTCCTAGAAAGTGGGCACTCAAAAGTTTTGGTTTATAAAGAAACCTTGGAGGAGGTCGTCGGCTACTGCCATTCTTTGGCCCTATTCAAAAAGCCTAAAGACTTGCAATCCATTCTGACCAGTATTCCAATTGTTCCAGAAGCAATGCCGGCGAATGATTTAATGATCAAGTTCTCGAAAGAAAGAAAGTCACTTGCTTTAGTGGTGGATGAATTCGGTTCTACGAGTGGATTAGTGAGTATGGAGGATGTGATGGAACAGATATTTGGGGAGATTCAAGATGAATATGATGATTCCGAAGACTGGATTGAGAAGCAAATCGATGAGACGACTTTCGTGCTTTCTGGCCGTCACGAGATCGATTATTTGAATGAAAAATACGAGTGGAATTTACCGGAGGGTGATTACGAAACCTTAGGTGGAATGTTAATCAGCTTGTATGAAGATATTCCACAAGAAAATGAGCTGATTACGTTAGCGCCGTTCCAATTCCAAATCTTAACGACGACTGATGCTAGAATCGATACGGTCAAAGTGATGATTACCGGCAAAATTGCTCCGGCTCCCTCATCCGAATTACTGCATTAA
- a CDS encoding PaaI family thioesterase: MEPNEQVLAYLNQNLHKKIADGNPAPIGKWLDGTLVKAEAGKLTAEFIVRPDQLNHAGVIHGGVISAMLDEMMGMTLITAKIDHLYVTINLYIDFLYGAKANEVITVTTEIHRVGKKIANVEAKLHNAEGKLLAKGVSNLASTSIPFSF; encoded by the coding sequence ATGGAACCAAACGAACAAGTATTAGCCTACCTCAATCAAAATCTACATAAAAAAATTGCTGACGGCAATCCGGCGCCCATCGGGAAATGGCTGGATGGCACGTTAGTTAAAGCAGAAGCAGGGAAATTAACCGCAGAATTCATTGTCCGCCCAGATCAATTGAATCATGCTGGGGTAATCCACGGAGGTGTGATTTCAGCGATGTTAGATGAGATGATGGGAATGACGTTGATTACAGCGAAAATCGATCACCTCTATGTGACGATCAATTTGTACATCGACTTTTTATATGGAGCGAAGGCAAACGAAGTAATCACCGTAACGACTGAGATTCACCGGGTAGGCAAGAAAATTGCGAACGTAGAAGCGAAGCTACATAATGCAGAAGGAAAATTGCTTGCGAAAGGGGTGAGTAACCTGGCGTCAACTTCAATTCCTTTCTCTTTCTAG
- a CDS encoding hotdog fold thioesterase, translating to MFNTSISIDTLNSMSKGNMIEHLGIEFTEIQPGFIKAKMPVDHRTKQPLGLLHGGASVVLAETLGSVAVVLAVKDPKAETGVGVEINANHLKSARGGFVIGTCIPLRIGRKIHVYEIKIHDEEENLICASRLTVAIIPL from the coding sequence ATGTTTAATACTTCCATCTCCATAGACACATTGAATTCGATGTCGAAGGGAAATATGATCGAGCATTTGGGTATTGAGTTTACAGAAATTCAGCCTGGATTTATTAAAGCCAAAATGCCAGTCGATCACCGAACAAAACAGCCCTTGGGTTTGTTACATGGAGGAGCTTCGGTGGTTTTAGCGGAAACGCTAGGAAGTGTGGCGGTCGTTTTGGCCGTGAAAGATCCGAAGGCGGAAACAGGTGTGGGAGTGGAGATCAATGCGAACCATTTGAAATCTGCGAGAGGTGGTTTTGTGATTGGGACGTGTATTCCATTGCGCATTGGTCGAAAGATTCATGTATACGAAATTAAGATTCACGACGAGGAAGAAAATTTGATTTGTGCCAGCCGTTTAACGGTAGCGATTATACCATTATAA
- a CDS encoding chorismate-binding protein, which yields MKQGIVWEEGIAKGAAVAAWRLPQGEEAFLLQDFSGGTTLEDGWNLADLAAGFLAAPFIGLPYFLQADSVSSFPLQPAESTKPFVAPAENPAKKSEFMAWVSEAIVAIKQGPLQKVVLSRTDQQDLPADFNVMAALEELGAAYPNAFVCALSIPALGGVWMCATPEILVEQNAAGIFRTISLAGTQSGVDAEGFAISPSQARWSQKEIEEQAFVSRYIIDCFKKIRLREYTEVGPKTISTGNLLHLKTEYIVDTKAMDFPQLPGLMLGLLHPTSAVCGTPKQEAVDFISKTESHDRSMYSGYIGPVNLGNATHLFVNLRTVEIRGKKAVFYAGCGITEDSIPEKEWQETQMKCQTLQRVLMQ from the coding sequence ATGAAACAAGGGATAGTTTGGGAAGAGGGGATTGCAAAAGGAGCAGCAGTTGCGGCTTGGCGCCTCCCGCAAGGTGAGGAGGCCTTTCTATTGCAGGATTTTTCTGGAGGAACCACACTGGAAGATGGCTGGAATTTAGCGGATTTAGCTGCCGGTTTCTTAGCCGCTCCATTTATTGGATTACCCTATTTTCTGCAAGCGGATTCGGTAAGCTCTTTTCCGCTGCAACCAGCTGAAAGTACCAAACCTTTTGTGGCACCCGCTGAAAATCCGGCTAAGAAAAGCGAATTTATGGCCTGGGTTTCAGAGGCTATTGTGGCCATCAAGCAAGGGCCTTTGCAGAAAGTGGTTTTGTCTAGAACAGACCAACAAGATTTGCCGGCCGATTTTAACGTGATGGCAGCGCTCGAAGAATTAGGCGCTGCTTACCCTAATGCCTTTGTGTGTGCTTTGTCTATTCCTGCCTTAGGTGGAGTTTGGATGTGTGCCACTCCTGAAATATTAGTGGAACAAAATGCAGCCGGAATTTTCCGCACGATTTCCTTAGCAGGGACGCAATCGGGGGTCGATGCAGAAGGGTTTGCCATTTCGCCTTCCCAGGCGCGTTGGTCCCAAAAGGAAATCGAAGAACAGGCCTTCGTCAGTCGCTACATTATCGATTGTTTCAAGAAGATCCGTCTGAGAGAATATACAGAAGTAGGTCCTAAGACCATTTCTACTGGAAATTTATTGCACCTGAAAACGGAATACATCGTCGATACAAAAGCGATGGATTTTCCGCAGTTGCCCGGTTTGATGCTGGGCTTATTACATCCTACATCTGCTGTTTGCGGTACGCCTAAACAGGAGGCCGTTGATTTTATCTCCAAGACCGAAAGTCATGACCGCTCGATGTATTCGGGCTATATAGGTCCAGTGAACCTTGGGAATGCCACGCACTTATTTGTGAATTTACGTACGGTGGAAATCAGAGGTAAGAAAGCCGTTTTCTATGCCGGATGCGGCATCACGGAAGATTCTATTCCCGAAAAGGAATGGCAAGAAACCCAAATGAAATGCCAAACCTTGCAGCGGGTATTAATGCAGTAA
- the ccsA gene encoding cytochrome c biogenesis protein CcsA, with amino-acid sequence MIHETIGSVGHLFVIISFVTALLATFAYFKSTQAANEIENDWKMTARVLFGLHFISVIVVAASLFVIIYNHYFEYHYAFTHSSLQLPTMFMISCYWEGQEGSFLLWIFWQAVLGLLLMIKNPKWESPVMTVFALVQTFLTSMILGVIIPWIDLKVGSSPFLLLREAQPDLPVWSMQPNFIPKDGRGLNPLLQNYWMVIHPPTLFLGFALTLVPFAYLIAGLWKKKLTEWVMPALPWALFSAGVLGIGIMMGAYWAYETLNFGGYWNWDPVENASFVPWLVLLGAIHTMIAHKTSSSALKTSIILVIATFILVLYSTFLNRSGILGNASVHSFTDLGLSGQLLLYMGTFLLVAIGMSIYRWKDLPKDQKELGTYNREFWVFVGAAVLGLSAFQLTFTTSIPVYNKIAEAFGILSNIALPADQAEHYSKIQIWIFLAVAILSGIGQYVWWGKIKQSTTFKPLVSPALAATLLSVVFINIGKIYTFSYIALLWSSLFAVLANFKILWFLLREKFSLVGGALAHVGLAIMLIGILFSAGYSKVVSLNRSGFAISTKVEEFTKDNNKENKENLPLWLGQGAQMQDYLVTYKGRRIEVRGHKGYFNKNDFEIIEGDFHAVALKNIERDGVKIASKGDTVTVEPENTYYELEFKNEEGKAVSLFPRWQVNPKMGTAISPDVKHAWNHDIYTYVSLDPRLAAEAGSEKQWSQTEAQTVTTGDTLFINDFVAILKEVNRVTNVDGVELGANDAAVQANFQVLGKNSQQFTLSPIFVIKGGMVAMPAFESEETGIKIKFTGINPQAQEFGFAWNTTQQELIVVKALEKPYINLVWIGSILIFIGLFIATYRRLKPATTA; translated from the coding sequence ATGATACACGAAACCATCGGTTCGGTCGGACATTTATTTGTTATTATTTCCTTCGTAACAGCGCTATTAGCGACTTTTGCGTATTTTAAATCTACGCAAGCCGCTAATGAGATTGAAAATGATTGGAAAATGACGGCGCGCGTTTTATTCGGGCTACATTTTATCTCAGTGATCGTGGTGGCGGCGAGTCTTTTCGTGATCATCTACAACCATTATTTCGAATACCATTACGCGTTTACGCACTCCTCGTTGCAATTACCTACAATGTTCATGATCTCCTGTTATTGGGAGGGACAAGAGGGGTCGTTTTTATTGTGGATCTTTTGGCAAGCGGTTTTAGGGCTTTTGTTAATGATCAAAAACCCGAAATGGGAGTCTCCTGTGATGACAGTTTTTGCGCTGGTTCAGACGTTTTTGACTTCGATGATTTTAGGGGTTATTATCCCTTGGATTGATTTGAAAGTAGGTTCGTCTCCTTTCTTGTTGTTGCGTGAAGCGCAGCCGGATCTTCCGGTTTGGAGCATGCAGCCTAATTTTATTCCCAAAGATGGCCGCGGATTGAATCCTTTACTTCAAAACTATTGGATGGTGATTCACCCGCCTACCTTGTTCTTGGGTTTTGCCTTGACATTAGTTCCGTTCGCGTATTTGATTGCGGGTTTGTGGAAGAAGAAATTGACTGAATGGGTGATGCCGGCATTGCCATGGGCACTCTTTAGTGCGGGTGTTTTAGGAATAGGCATTATGATGGGCGCTTATTGGGCTTATGAGACCTTGAACTTTGGAGGGTATTGGAACTGGGATCCGGTAGAGAATGCGTCATTTGTGCCTTGGTTAGTATTATTAGGTGCTATCCACACGATGATTGCGCACAAGACGTCGAGTTCGGCATTAAAGACATCGATTATTTTAGTGATTGCGACCTTCATTTTAGTCTTGTATTCGACTTTCTTGAACCGTTCTGGAATTCTTGGAAATGCCTCTGTGCACTCCTTTACGGATTTAGGCCTATCTGGACAACTCTTGTTGTATATGGGAACCTTCCTTTTAGTGGCGATCGGGATGTCAATCTACCGTTGGAAGGATTTGCCTAAGGACCAAAAAGAATTAGGGACGTATAACCGCGAGTTTTGGGTTTTTGTCGGTGCAGCCGTTTTAGGTTTATCTGCCTTCCAATTAACGTTCACCACTTCGATTCCCGTTTATAATAAGATTGCTGAGGCTTTTGGCATTCTATCAAACATCGCCTTACCGGCAGACCAAGCAGAACACTACAGCAAGATCCAAATCTGGATTTTCTTAGCGGTGGCCATCTTGAGTGGCATCGGACAATATGTGTGGTGGGGAAAAATCAAACAAAGCACGACTTTCAAACCTCTTGTAAGTCCCGCTTTAGCAGCGACTTTATTGAGCGTGGTCTTCATTAACATTGGTAAGATTTATACGTTCTCGTACATCGCATTATTATGGAGTAGTTTATTCGCGGTTTTGGCGAACTTCAAAATCTTGTGGTTCCTGCTTCGCGAGAAATTCTCTTTAGTAGGTGGAGCCCTGGCACACGTTGGATTAGCGATTATGTTAATCGGTATTTTATTCTCCGCGGGTTATTCCAAAGTGGTTTCTTTGAACCGCTCAGGTTTCGCCATCAGTACGAAAGTGGAGGAATTCACCAAAGACAATAACAAGGAAAACAAGGAAAACTTACCACTTTGGCTAGGTCAAGGAGCCCAAATGCAGGACTATTTGGTAACCTACAAAGGACGTCGCATCGAGGTGCGCGGACACAAAGGTTATTTCAACAAGAATGATTTTGAGATTATTGAAGGGGACTTCCACGCGGTAGCTTTGAAAAACATCGAACGCGATGGCGTAAAAATTGCGAGCAAAGGCGACACCGTGACCGTAGAACCAGAGAACACCTATTACGAATTAGAATTTAAAAACGAGGAAGGAAAAGCGGTTTCGCTCTTCCCGAGATGGCAAGTGAATCCGAAAATGGGTACGGCGATTTCTCCAGACGTAAAACACGCATGGAACCACGATATTTACACTTACGTTTCTCTTGATCCGCGTTTAGCAGCTGAAGCAGGTTCTGAAAAACAATGGTCTCAGACAGAAGCCCAAACGGTTACCACTGGAGACACCCTTTTCATCAATGACTTCGTTGCCATCTTGAAGGAAGTGAATCGAGTAACGAATGTGGATGGGGTAGAATTAGGCGCGAATGACGCGGCGGTTCAAGCGAACTTCCAGGTATTAGGCAAAAACTCGCAGCAGTTCACTTTGAGCCCTATCTTCGTCATTAAAGGCGGTATGGTTGCAATGCCTGCCTTCGAGAGTGAGGAAACTGGTATTAAGATTAAGTTTACAGGCATTAATCCGCAGGCCCAGGAGTTTGGCTTTGCGTGGAATACCACCCAACAAGAATTAATCGTCGTGAAAGCCTTAGAAAAACCTTATATTAATTTAGTGTGGATCGGTTCTATCTTGATTTTCATCGGATTATTTATTGCGACCTATCGCCGTTTAAAACCCGCAACCACGGCTTAA
- the feoB gene encoding ferrous iron transport protein B yields MAKTPKIALIGNPNAGKSSLFNSLTGLNQKTGNFPGVTMEKLTGIWELEPKRPVEILDLPGIYSIYPKSIDEELVINILGDPTHPDFPDMAIVVADASNLKRNLLLFSQVRDLGIPTVLALNMIDVAENEGYVINSIKLARELNVEVAEVNAKKGIGLNGLKLAVIKSLANRYASNDALPLPVSDEVIQDVQAQFGEGEIYRSLLWLMEHDRMKMFSKQQRENLDAIQKKHQFSSKKYQSEETVKRYEQITEVVDRCVINLNRQWDAAPVRTWTDRLDKFFLHPVGGYVFFLAILFVMFQAIFTWATYPMDAIDGGVAMLNDWLKGVLPDSALTALLTDGLIAGIGGVLIFIPQIAFLFLFISLLEETGYMSRVMFIMDKLMRRFGLNGKSVVPLISGVACAVPAIMSTRSIGSWKDRLITILVTPLMSCSARLPIYTVLIALVVPENKALFGLFNLQGVALFGLYLLGFFMALVSAWVMKVILKAKEKSYFIMELPTYKGPRFKHVALTIWNSVNAFVFEAGKIIVAISIVLWVLASYGPGDKIAQSEARVRQENPTLQGVKLQNKISAEKLENSYAGHFGHFVEPVIRPLGYDWKIGIALITSFAAREVFVGTMSTIYSMGGEVDDENATIKNRMRAEINPATGKPMYDAALGFSLLIFYAFAMQCMSTLATTYRETKSWKYPLIQFGYMTALAYLSAFAVYQLLS; encoded by the coding sequence TTGGCAAAAACACCTAAAATAGCGCTGATTGGTAATCCCAATGCAGGAAAATCCTCTCTATTCAATTCCCTAACCGGGTTGAATCAGAAGACGGGTAATTTTCCGGGGGTGACGATGGAGAAGCTGACGGGAATTTGGGAATTAGAACCCAAACGTCCGGTGGAAATTTTAGATTTGCCAGGTATCTATAGTATATATCCAAAGTCGATCGACGAGGAATTAGTCATCAATATCCTTGGCGATCCCACGCATCCAGATTTTCCGGATATGGCCATCGTGGTGGCGGATGCCTCTAATTTAAAGCGCAATTTGTTGTTGTTTTCGCAGGTTCGTGACCTAGGTATACCCACGGTTTTGGCCTTGAATATGATCGACGTTGCGGAGAACGAGGGCTATGTGATTAACTCAATCAAGTTAGCACGTGAACTGAATGTCGAAGTGGCGGAGGTGAATGCTAAAAAAGGGATCGGGTTAAATGGCCTGAAATTAGCCGTCATTAAATCATTAGCTAATCGCTATGCCTCGAATGACGCGCTTCCTTTGCCCGTTTCGGATGAAGTGATTCAGGATGTGCAAGCTCAGTTTGGAGAGGGAGAGATTTACCGTTCTTTATTATGGTTGATGGAGCATGATCGGATGAAAATGTTCTCTAAACAACAACGCGAGAACTTGGATGCTATTCAAAAAAAGCATCAATTTTCGTCTAAAAAATACCAGTCCGAAGAAACAGTCAAACGGTACGAGCAAATTACGGAGGTGGTGGATCGTTGTGTGATTAATTTAAATCGCCAATGGGATGCAGCTCCAGTGCGTACATGGACGGATCGTTTAGATAAATTCTTTTTACACCCGGTAGGAGGCTATGTATTTTTCTTAGCTATTCTTTTCGTGATGTTCCAGGCCATTTTCACTTGGGCCACCTATCCGATGGACGCCATCGATGGGGGAGTCGCGATGTTAAATGACTGGTTGAAAGGAGTATTGCCGGATTCGGCTTTGACCGCCTTGTTAACCGATGGGTTGATTGCAGGTATTGGTGGGGTGTTAATTTTCATTCCGCAAATCGCCTTCTTGTTTTTATTTATCTCTCTTCTCGAGGAAACGGGTTATATGTCGCGTGTGATGTTCATTATGGACAAGTTAATGCGTCGTTTTGGTTTAAATGGCAAGTCTGTAGTGCCTTTGATCTCTGGTGTTGCTTGTGCGGTGCCTGCCATCATGAGTACCCGTTCGATTGGCTCTTGGAAAGATCGATTAATTACGATTTTGGTCACGCCTTTGATGTCCTGTTCCGCACGATTACCCATCTATACGGTGTTAATTGCCTTGGTGGTTCCGGAGAATAAAGCCTTATTTGGTTTGTTTAATTTACAAGGAGTGGCTTTGTTTGGGCTTTATTTATTGGGTTTCTTTATGGCATTGGTTTCGGCTTGGGTTATGAAAGTGATTTTGAAGGCCAAAGAGAAAAGTTATTTCATCATGGAATTGCCTACCTATAAGGGGCCGCGTTTCAAACATGTGGCTTTGACCATTTGGAATTCGGTGAATGCCTTTGTTTTTGAGGCGGGTAAAATTATCGTGGCTATTTCCATTGTGTTATGGGTGTTAGCGAGTTATGGTCCCGGGGATAAGATTGCACAATCAGAAGCTCGGGTTCGTCAGGAAAATCCAACCTTGCAAGGAGTCAAATTGCAGAATAAGATCTCTGCTGAGAAATTGGAAAATTCGTATGCAGGGCATTTTGGGCATTTTGTGGAGCCGGTTATTCGTCCTTTAGGCTATGATTGGAAAATTGGAATTGCATTGATCACTTCATTTGCTGCTCGCGAAGTATTCGTAGGAACGATGTCGACCATCTATAGTATGGGAGGCGAAGTGGATGATGAAAATGCAACGATTAAAAATCGGATGCGTGCGGAAATCAATCCAGCCACCGGTAAGCCGATGTACGATGCAGCCTTAGGATTCTCCTTATTGATATTCTATGCTTTCGCGATGCAATGTATGAGCACACTCGCTACGACTTACCGGGAGACCAAATCGTGGAAATATCCGTTAATTCAGTTTGGCTATATGACGGCTTTGGCCTACTTATCAGCCTTTGCCGTCTACCAATTATTATCCTAG
- a CDS encoding DUF2147 domain-containing protein, whose product MKKFSLSLITFLFVSVSIFANTASDAILGEWLSQEKDGKIIIFKQGDQYFGKISWGKTTGRKDGKNPDEKLRSRELLGAVILKNFKFTGSAWENGTIYDPNSGKTYDCILKIKDGNKTLDIRGFVGVAMFGRTSTWTRS is encoded by the coding sequence ATGAAAAAGTTTAGCTTATCCTTGATTACATTTTTATTTGTGTCTGTTTCTATTTTCGCCAATACAGCTTCTGATGCCATTTTAGGTGAGTGGCTTTCACAAGAAAAAGACGGGAAAATCATCATTTTCAAACAAGGAGACCAGTACTTTGGAAAGATTTCGTGGGGTAAAACAACCGGAAGAAAAGATGGCAAAAACCCAGATGAAAAATTACGCAGTCGGGAGCTTTTAGGAGCGGTCATCTTGAAAAACTTCAAATTCACAGGATCTGCATGGGAAAATGGAACTATTTACGATCCTAATTCTGGAAAGACCTACGATTGCATTCTTAAAATCAAAGACGGGAACAAAACACTAGACATTCGTGGTTTTGTAGGCGTAGCAATGTTTGGAAGAACATCTACCTGGACACGATCTTAA
- the ccsA gene encoding cytochrome c biogenesis protein, with amino-acid sequence METLKRQYWKILSIILLIYTVYAGFNGQVPRQPILNETIRNLYFHVTMWFTMIFLLGTSVYHSIQYLRKSDLKSDLISSTYVEVGMVFAILGLITGSVWAKFTWGDWWTNDPKLNSVAIGLLIYLAYSLVRSSMPDEMQKARISSVYNIFAYVIFMVLIWILPRMTDSLHPGNGGNPAFSKMDLDNRMRMVFYPAIIGWTLLGFWIAQLRIRIKNIEQQNEL; translated from the coding sequence ATGGAAACATTAAAACGCCAGTATTGGAAGATTTTGTCGATCATTTTATTGATCTACACCGTCTATGCCGGTTTTAACGGACAAGTGCCGCGCCAACCGATCTTGAACGAGACAATCCGCAACCTGTATTTCCACGTGACGATGTGGTTTACCATGATTTTCCTGTTAGGAACGTCTGTTTATCATTCGATACAATACTTGCGCAAATCAGATCTTAAATCAGATCTCATTTCGAGCACCTATGTGGAAGTGGGGATGGTTTTTGCCATTTTAGGTTTGATTACGGGAAGTGTGTGGGCGAAGTTTACGTGGGGAGATTGGTGGACAAACGACCCTAAATTGAATTCGGTAGCGATCGGCTTATTGATCTACCTGGCTTATTCGTTAGTGCGCTCGTCAATGCCAGATGAGATGCAGAAAGCCCGCATTTCGTCGGTTTACAACATTTTCGCGTATGTGATCTTTATGGTCTTGATTTGGATTTTGCCTCGCATGACCGATTCGTTGCATCCAGGAAATGGGGGGAATCCTGCTTTTTCCAAAATGGACTTAGATAACCGCATGCGAATGGTCTTCTATCCAGCCATTATTGGGTGGACGTTATTAGGCTTTTGGATTGCGCAATTGCGTATTCGCATTAAAAACATTGAACAACAAAACGAGTTATAA